A stretch of Candidatus Rokuibacteriota bacterium DNA encodes these proteins:
- the ybgF gene encoding tol-pal system protein YbgF translates to MSVGIVSVVALGLLAGCASRGSVRRVERELASVSTQVGELGKLNEATGRDLARAIAELRELQSGATRLNREEGEVIRQLSRVEERLAAAEGTIRELRGAFTELAREVSRAASPPAPEPAAREQAVRPASPEQLYAAALANMRAGEHGQAVLDFLDFIAKYPGHPLSGNAQYWIGEAYYLQRDFRQALVEFQHVVGRYGKNNKTADALLKIGLCYQALREPVRAQETWGRLVAEFPRSEAARRARVLMQAPRAAPARSR, encoded by the coding sequence GTGTCCGTGGGGATCGTGAGCGTCGTGGCGCTCGGGCTTCTCGCCGGTTGCGCGAGTCGCGGGAGCGTGCGGCGGGTCGAGCGCGAGCTTGCCAGCGTTTCCACCCAGGTCGGGGAGCTCGGCAAGCTCAACGAGGCCACCGGGCGCGACCTCGCGCGCGCGATCGCCGAGCTGAGGGAGCTGCAGTCGGGCGCGACGCGGCTGAACCGCGAGGAGGGCGAGGTGATCCGGCAGCTCTCCCGCGTGGAGGAGCGGCTGGCTGCGGCCGAGGGAACGATCCGCGAGCTCCGCGGCGCGTTTACCGAGCTGGCGCGGGAGGTGAGCCGGGCAGCTTCGCCGCCCGCGCCCGAACCGGCAGCACGGGAGCAGGCGGTCCGGCCCGCATCGCCGGAGCAGCTCTACGCGGCGGCGCTGGCGAACATGCGCGCCGGCGAGCACGGGCAGGCCGTGCTCGATTTCCTGGATTTCATCGCGAAGTACCCGGGTCATCCGCTGTCGGGCAACGCCCAGTACTGGATCGGCGAGGCGTACTACCTGCAGCGGGACTTCCGACAGGCGCTGGTCGAGTTTCAGCACGTGGTCGGACGGTACGGAAAGAACAACAAGACGGCCGACGCGCTCCTCAAGATCGGTCTCTGCTACCAGGCGCTCCGCGAGCCGGTCCGCGCGCAGGAGACCTGGGGCCGACTGGTCGCGGAATTTCCGCGCAGTGAAGCGGCCCGGAGGGCGCGCGTCCTGATGCAGGCCCCTCGCGCTGCGCCCGCGCGTTCCCGCTGA